The following is a genomic window from Paenibacillus sp. FSL R5-0766.
CTGATCCTGATCTCCATTGGTATGTTGACTCGTTCCTTTGCCGAGGTGCTTGAAGAAATTGACATGGGACAAGTAGAAGCGGTTCGAGCTGCTGGCGGGAGTTATTTACAAGTGTTGTCCCAAGCCGTGTTTCCACAATTCTTACCCGGGTTTATCGGTTGGAGCTTGTACAACTTCGAAATCAACGTACGCGCTTCTACAATTGTAGGTATGGTTGGAGGCGGTGGTCTCGGATTTATTTTGCAATCCAAATTGAAGTTGTTTCAGTATCAGGAAGCCAGCATGGCCGTGCTGCTTGTGCTCGTTATCGTTCTTGTTGTGGAAATGATCACCAATCGCGTAAGGGAGCGAATCATATGAGTATGCGAATGAACGAAGCGAAGCCATCTTTTACGCTGTATACTTCCATACCAGAGCCACCCAAGCCGAAAAGAAACAAGCTGTTCGTGATCGGTTTGCCGCTTATTGCTGTGCTTTTTGTGTTCAGTCTCGTTCAGCTGCAGTTCGACTATTCTAAGATGGCCCAAGGCTTTACGAAACTCGGCGGTTACATGGGAACCATGTTTCCACCTGATTTCTCGGCCTGGCGCCATGTCCTGCTCGCTGCTGTAGAATCATTGCAAGTTGCCATTCTTGGATCGGTGCTGGGGATCGTCGTAGCGTTCTTTCTCTCCTTTTTGGCTGCAAGCAATTTGACACCTCATCCGTTCGTTGCCTGGATCATTCGAAGCGCGGCTTCCTTGCTTCGTGCGATTCCTACGATCGTGTGGGCCCTGATTTTTATCGTATCCGTTGGTCTAGGACCGCTTCCCGGCGTGCTTGCGATTGCCGTCTCTGCGGCAGGCATGCTTGTCAAAGTATTTGCCCAGTCACTGGAGGAAATCGACAAGGGCGTACTCGAAGCGATGCAGTCTACGGGTGCCAGCTGGCTGCAGATTGTCATGCAAGGTATTATGCCTACCGTGAAGACAGCCTTTATTGCCTGGTGCGTACTGCAACTGGAAGGCGGTATTGCCGAATCCACTATTCTCGGTGCGGTTGGCGCGGGAGGTATTGGATATGAGATGACTCATGCCATGAAATCCTATAACTTTGCGGCTGCTTTGTTTGTCGGATTGGTCGTTTTCGTCATGGTATTCAGCGTGGAATTTGTGGCAAACCGATACAAAATGAAGCTAAAAATACGTCAAAACTAATTCATTCATGTGCATAACGATGAATATCACTTTGAGGAGGAATATCAATGTCAACATCTAATTCACTTATGAAACAAGGCCCTCAGGTACAGGTAAGGTATAGCGATAATAACGGGATTACGTTAGCCTGGAATATGGAAGAGAACATGGAGGCGGAGGCAGTTTACCATTCTGTTCTACCGGAATTGATTGAATCCAACAGCACACTGCTTGATATACAAATCGACCCGGCAGGAGCAGTATTTACGAGAACGGTGTCTCCAGGCCGAAACTATTATCATGTGAAGTTCACGAATGGGTCGATATCAACCATTAGCGATCGCATGATTTACACCGATGGAGTAATTAATTTCCGTGATATGGGCGGTTATCTCACAGAAGATGGTCGTACGACTCGATGGGGAATGCTGCTGCGGTCTGCTGATCTGCATGAGCTTAGTGAGCAGGACCTGCATACGGCCACTGCGCTCGGTATTGACTGGATTTGTGATCTGCGCAGTGATTTTGAAGTAGCTAGCCGTCCAAGCCCAGCCATTGGCCATGCGATCAACACGAATATTCCCTTTATGGCGGAAGCAAGTCCTGAGGAAATGCAGAAGATCGGACATGATCTGCATGCAGGCTACAAAGCGATGATCTTAAATACGGA
Proteins encoded in this region:
- the phnE gene encoding phosphonate ABC transporter, permease protein PhnE, which codes for MSMRMNEAKPSFTLYTSIPEPPKPKRNKLFVIGLPLIAVLFVFSLVQLQFDYSKMAQGFTKLGGYMGTMFPPDFSAWRHVLLAAVESLQVAILGSVLGIVVAFFLSFLAASNLTPHPFVAWIIRSAASLLRAIPTIVWALIFIVSVGLGPLPGVLAIAVSAAGMLVKVFAQSLEEIDKGVLEAMQSTGASWLQIVMQGIMPTVKTAFIAWCVLQLEGGIAESTILGAVGAGGIGYEMTHAMKSYNFAAALFVGLVVFVMVFSVEFVANRYKMKLKIRQN
- a CDS encoding tyrosine-protein phosphatase — its product is MSTSNSLMKQGPQVQVRYSDNNGITLAWNMEENMEAEAVYHSVLPELIESNSTLLDIQIDPAGAVFTRTVSPGRNYYHVKFTNGSISTISDRMIYTDGVINFRDMGGYLTEDGRTTRWGMLLRSADLHELSEQDLHTATALGIDWICDLRSDFEVASRPSPAIGHAINTNIPFMAEASPEEMQKIGHDLHAGYKAMILNTDKCALILNELLKEERDTSLFHCAAGKDRTGVVCAVILLTLGVPRDVVIEDYELTNLAVDGLMQRFLSGSNKDYQKYMDQMPGFKGVIPEMMKAAFIQAALEAIDENYGSFDQYLKEGLGISDEQRTALQNKYLI